DNA sequence from the Vicugna pacos chromosome 35, VicPac4, whole genome shotgun sequence genome:
gccacggagaaccagctcaggcgtcaccagcccctggggctgagccccctctgtgcccacccacaccttcttcttcaaaatcccaccatgaatcccctcccccacccgaacttgacttcccttcccctgcacttgttggagtttggcttttcttcgcttccctctgtttgtttcagatcggttatgtcatcctttatttttcttttttaagtttcttttaataaaacatagactttgtccctctgaaattgtgcaactcaggagcactaggtgccttcacgatgctgtgcgaccttcactaccatgcaggctcacactgttcctttcttcaaagtaaaaccctggttccagagcacgcactcccccgccccctccagcccctgacagccccgagtccacttcccctctgggtgtctttacctctcctgggtcttccctgtcaatgaagccacaggaaaggtggctttgcgtgcctgcccacatggcttaagcaggggctggtggtgatttgttttgtttccacttgaaatagcatttttactatttgaaagggaaatccaggtgggctaaagatgtgatgtacaaaatgaagccctttcagtaactctgtgcataacctcgggggaggcactgctcttccccctgtgacaccacagccagaagacagaagggagatgcttagctcttcctggggccaaagcaaaaccaagcaaatcaagaaaccagcaaaagcccagaaatagagccggaaagacaaaccacgacccggaagaagcgttcctcagaacccaagcttggagaaaggctacacatccgcggggcccaaaaacctctcgaaacccagttgctctaaacaaacagaacacacacgggcagttccaacgagaggcagagcaggtggccagtgtgtgttagacgtgctcgacctctcggctgaggacacaggcagacggacacactgtggagacagcacttgtcaccatgacgctggcagatctttagcctggtgacagccagccctggtggcaacgtgaggaggcagaggccccagcagatcccccggagggacgagagaacagacattcccctccagggaaacagtgtgcaggacgcatcaaagggccacaggcgcagcccttccccagcagtgctgatccttagagctgaccccaccaaagtgctcgcacaacttgcaaggaagttttttcttcagtaacatcaaAAGAATCAGTGCGTCATcaaggcactttcagaagtgacctgccctgagccctaacaatataaacatgtaaatacacagatacgcacgtaaatgtatacgcacatacatccaggaaaagagacagagagactgaaacacagagaggcagagggagagagagaaacagagagagagagagacagagagagagagagagagagagacaagacaggcgctgagagacagagagagggagaaggaacactggagctgggaacgagcggaagtcacgcccattttcacacgccactctgcatgtcaggacccggtcccaatgtccatccgcactgcaggggagggtgtgggggtcacacaaggacacgtgaccagaaggcataaaagcagagagcattgtggggcagcccaccccagaggccgagatgagacactgggcctgaatctaaacatgacagaatgacccaggaggtggtatgccagcgagaacgaagtcacagttaggttcagtttctccccccgcccccgcccccgccccgacagggagctgggaagcaggcggcgaggggagtgactttctccggaccccagggcagaccccagcctgtgtggggtgtgctctgcgctccgccagccctctgtggggccctccctttgctgagtctgcgcacgagctccctgtgatgccagcccgcagggctgacaggtgcggtaggtgtttgtggctctggagacacgatggcttccccaggaaggaggggccagaatgatccccactgtgccgatgggggactggggagaccctgagaggcaggtggcttgtccagggtgacagcactgttgacgaggggtctgaacccagctgcgtcctcagagctggcgccctggctgcatccaggcctccgcagggttctggggaggggggctgagttggtgtcactgtgtgcggacatggcacggggtgggaggtgagcagtcagcagcccagagaggcccttggggacctctgtggaaggaggaagcttggggaaggggaccccaggaagtgacctcacttccctggcaattagaacccaacagaacttattactgaggtcaccaggcacccactctgtggagaagcccctactcagctcacctggctggggaactcggctccactcagacatgttctgctgtgtcccaacaccccgaggccgcggcccccggaaggcccgcagcgaggggctgggccagcggtgccggcgctgggtcagctctcaccccaggcgcctctggccttttggccacagggacccaaaggtaacccagggaggcctggggcaggcccgcccaggccgggccaccactcagaccccacccgggtatagccccacatccccttctccttgctggtggaggtgggcagtcatgttgggcttgggggagggggggtgccctgcctcaagcacgagcagctcagaggcctggggggccggtcacgtccgcaccccgggtcccagctggcgggctgggctgtggcgagccgggcagggccctgctgcccgagtcgaagcccatgccctctggctgtgtctcttccctcccgggtggccgtccgagctgaccaaggtcccagtctgatctggcagcagagggtcgagtgggcagaaacaggagtggtcctggccgggcagggctctgagacctccgggccgggccggctgccggtcactgtcattgcagagccggacactgcaggagccgctggatgacgacacccacgccgcctccccgagtgaggggccggtgcacgcttctcagggccagcacgagctccgggtgagtctgcacacgggggggtccccgccaccacgacggcttcctccccagaaaccgcccaggcgtcacgccagggccctgcccgcgggtgacaggcagctcagcagacccgcctctgacctggagcacctccctgggagtcaggcggaggaccaggagcccaccgaggcagagcccgaaggtgagaagggcggggctggtgcatgtgcgtaggtgagggagggcctagggctgggccacacagggaggcgtccccagaggctgctgctggcaccagagcaaagattggcctcagaccaccggtctagaagaattcagtcacaaaacacatcctgtgggcacttgctgggtgggagctgtctgggaagctctgcgaagatgtctgtccttgaagaggcccatggaaagggaggcacatgggtaaagctttcctctctcacagcatgagcacctccacaagactgaaagctctctccacttccaacagtcacagatccagagcaggcgggggcagggcaagatgccagagaccaaagccagggccatcaggatccagcaggagaccccgagctccctcctgctgctcctgcagcttctgcagctccagcagctaacgctgctcctgaagatcctgcagctcctgccgctccagtagctcctgctgctcctgagggatccgcagctcctgctactgctgaaggtcccgcagctccggctgctgctgaaggtcccgcagctcctgctgcttccgaaggcccggaagatgctgcacctgcagctggaccgctgggccacggagaaccagctcaggcgtcaccagcccctggggctgagccccctctgtgcccacccacaccttcttcttcaaaatcccaccatgaatcccctcccccacccgaacttgacttcccttcccctgcacttgttggagtttggcttttcttcgcttccctctgtttgtttcagatcggttatgtcatcctttatttttcttttttaagtttcttttaataaaacatagactttgtccctctgaaattgtgcaactcaggagcactaggtgccttcacgatgctgtgcgaccttcactaccatgcaggctcacactgttcctttcttcaaagtaaaaccctggttccagagcacgcactcccccgccccctccagcccctgacagccccgagtccacttcccctctgggtgtctttacctctcctgggtcttccctgtcaatgaagccacaggaaaggtggctttgcgtgcctgcccacatggcttaagcaggggctggtggtgatttgttttgtttccacttgaaatagcatttttactatttgaaagggaaatccaggtgggctaaagatgtgatgtacaaaatgaagccctttcagtaactctgtgcataacctcgggggaggcactgctcttccccctgtgacaccacagccagaagacagaagggagatgcttagctcttcctggggccaaagcaaaaccaagcaaatcaagaaaccagcaaaagcccagaaatagagccggaaagacaaaccacgacccggaagaagcgttcctcagaacccaagcttggagaaaggctacacatccgcggggcccaaaaacctctcgaaacccagttgctctaaacaaacagaacacacacgggcagttccaacgagaggcagagcaggtggccagtgtgtgttagacgtgctcgacctctcggctgaggacacaggcagacggacacactgtggagacagcacttgtcaccatgacgctggcagatctttagcctggtgacagccagccctggtggcaacgtgaggaggcagaggccccagcagatcccccggagggacgagagaacagacattcccctccagggaaacagtgtgcaggacgcatcaaagggccacaggcgcagcccttccccagcagtgctgatccttagagctgaccccaccaaagtgctcgcacaacttgcaaggaagttttttcttcagtaacatcaaAAGAATCAGTGCGTCATcaaggcactttcagaagtgacctgccctgagccctaacaatataaacatgtaaatacacagatacgcacgtaaatgtatacgcacatacatccaggaaaagagacagagagactgaaacacagagaggcagagggagagagagaaacagagagagagagagagagagagagacaagacaggcgctgagagacagagagagggagaaggaacactggagctgggaacgagcggaagtcacgcccattttcacacgccactctgcatgtcaggacccggtcccaatgtccatccgcactgcaggggagggtgtgggggtcacacaaggacacgtgaccagaaggcataaaagcagagagcattgtggggcagcccaccccagaggccgagatgagacactgggcctgaatctaaacatgacagaatgacccaggaggtggtatgccagcgagaacgaagtcacagttacgttcagtttctccccccgcccccgcccccgccccgacagggagctgggaagcaggcggcgaggggagtgactttctccggaccccagggcagaccccagcctgtgtggggtgtgctctgcgctccgccagccctctgtggggccctccctttgctgagtctgcgcacgagctccctgtgatgccagcccgcagggctgacaggtgcggtaggtgtttgtggctctggagacacgatggcttccccaggaaggaggggccagaatgatccccactgtgccgatgggggactggggagaccctgagaggcaggtggcttgtccagggtgacagcactgttgacgaggggtctgaacccagctgcgtcctcagagctggcgccctggctgcatccaggcctccgcagggttctggggaggggggctgagttggtgtcactgtgtgcggacatggcacggggtgggaggtgagcagtcagcagcccagagaggcccttggggacctctgtggaaggaggaagcttggggaaggggaccccaggaagtgacctcacttccctggcaattagaacccaacagaacttattactgaggtcaccaggcacccactctgtggagaagcccctactcagctcacctggctggggaactcagctccactcagacatgttctgctgtgtcccaacaccccgaggccgcggcccccggaaggcccgcagcgaggggctgggccagcggtgccggcgctgggtcagctctcaccccaggcgcctctggccttttggccacagggacccaaaggtaacccagggaggcctggggcaggcccgcccaggccgggccaccactcagaccccacccgggtatagccccacatccccttctccttgctggtggaggtgggcagtcatgttgggcttgggggagggggggtgccctgcctcaagcacgagcagctcagaggcctggggggccggtcacgtccgcaccccgggtcccagctggcgggctgggctgtggcgagccgggcagggccctgctgccc
Encoded proteins:
- the LOC140691405 gene encoding uncharacterized protein, which codes for MFCCVPTPRGRGPRKARSEGLGQRCRRWVSSHPRRLWPFGHRDPKSRTLQEPLDDDTHAASPSEGPVHASQGQHELRVSLHTGGSPPPRRLPPQKPPRRHARALPAGDRQLSRPASDLEHLPGSQAEDQEPTEAEPEVTDPEQAGAGQDARDQSQGHQDPAGDPELPPAAPAASAAPAANAAPEDPAAPAAPVAPAAPEGSAAPATAEGPAAPAAAEGPAAPAASEGPEDAAPAAGPLGHGEPAQASPAPGAEPPLCPPTPSSSKSHHESPPPPELDFPSPALK